From Solwaraspora sp. WMMD1047, the proteins below share one genomic window:
- a CDS encoding YbaB/EbfC family nucleoid-associated protein, whose protein sequence is MARELDESWVEEAIERYRRIEALQAEFEQAARGVEVSVHSPDGLVEVVVAATGDIIDVRFLVPVQSRTNHELSRAVRAAVTAAAEAARWAREKVHTETFGEYRRLAGA, encoded by the coding sequence ATGGCACGGGAGCTCGACGAGTCCTGGGTGGAGGAGGCGATCGAGCGGTACCGCCGCATCGAGGCGTTGCAGGCCGAATTCGAGCAGGCCGCCCGGGGCGTCGAGGTCTCGGTGCACTCACCCGACGGGCTGGTCGAGGTGGTCGTCGCCGCCACCGGCGACATCATCGACGTCCGGTTCCTCGTCCCCGTGCAGAGCCGGACCAACCACGAACTGTCCCGCGCCGTCCGGGCCGCGGTCACCGCCGCCGCGGAGGCCGCCCGGTGGGCCCGCGAGAAGGTGCACACCGAGACGTTCGGCGAGTACCGCCGGCTGGCGGGCGCCTGA